A window from Pseudomonas frederiksbergensis encodes these proteins:
- a CDS encoding alpha/beta fold hydrolase yields the protein MLLLVVAIAVFVAWSWLSYPAIGHWLYDLNMSVEAKLYGLHKIVVPIAEMTVSTWQGGPYEASSSVLMLHGYSADKNVWLRFARHFVGNYRVIIPDIAGHGETGFKAGGGYDIPLQAKRMIQLLDVCGVEKVHVIGNSMGGYMAAWLAATYPDRIVSVALIDPAGVTAPEASDLERHLAKGHNPFLIHSREEFQRFYAMTMAEPPWVPKVVLDAIAQRYEQSRDELEEIFNDFRASPPMEPKLPDIKCPALLLWGHKDRLIDVSSVAIWSKGIADLRVEVWDHTGHMPMVEQPTNTARLYREFLASLRSELPV from the coding sequence ATGCTTTTGTTGGTTGTCGCAATCGCGGTTTTCGTGGCCTGGAGCTGGTTGAGTTACCCGGCCATCGGTCATTGGCTCTATGACTTGAACATGTCGGTAGAGGCGAAGCTGTATGGACTGCACAAAATTGTCGTGCCGATCGCCGAAATGACCGTCTCGACCTGGCAAGGCGGGCCGTATGAAGCGTCCAGCAGCGTGCTGATGCTCCACGGCTACAGCGCCGACAAGAATGTCTGGCTGCGTTTTGCCCGGCACTTTGTCGGCAACTATCGGGTGATCATTCCCGACATCGCCGGGCATGGCGAAACCGGCTTCAAGGCGGGCGGCGGTTACGACATTCCCTTGCAGGCCAAGCGGATGATCCAGTTGCTCGATGTTTGCGGCGTCGAGAAAGTCCATGTAATCGGCAATTCGATGGGCGGTTACATGGCAGCGTGGCTGGCGGCCACTTACCCGGATCGCATTGTTTCGGTGGCCCTGATCGATCCGGCAGGTGTCACCGCCCCCGAAGCCAGCGACCTGGAGCGGCATTTGGCCAAGGGCCACAACCCGTTCCTGATTCACTCGCGGGAAGAATTCCAGCGTTTCTACGCCATGACCATGGCTGAACCGCCGTGGGTACCCAAGGTGGTGCTGGACGCCATCGCGCAACGCTATGAACAGAGCCGCGATGAGCTGGAGGAAATCTTCAACGACTTCCGTGCCAGTCCGCCGATGGAGCCGAAACTGCCCGACATCAAGTGCCCGGCACTGTTGCTGTGGGGGCACAAAGACCGCTTGATCGATGTCAGCAGCGTGGCGATCTGGAGCAAAGGCATCGCCGATCTGCGAGTGGAAGTCTGGGACCACACAGGCCATATGCCGATGGTGGAACAACCGACGAACACGGCACGGTTGTACCGGGAATTTTTGGCATCACTGCGCTCGGAACTCCCGGTGTAG
- a CDS encoding diguanylate cyclase encodes MGKTGGKGLSLARRLYTSRILGLALGLLLVSAAMYPLNPAPWVWVTMLLNAVLWPHLAYQWARRASVPYHAEHRNLLVDAFLGGFWVAAMHFNPLPAATTLAMMAMNNVAIGGLRFLLAGTVAQVLGMGVGLLVFSPTFVPQTSQLQMYACLPLMCLYPLALGWICFRQAHTLGRQKRELLALSRTDSLTGLLNHGAWKDQLEIEFQRCKRQQQGGAIALIDIDHFKTINDTYGHVAGDIVLRQLSKMLKQNLRAADVAGRYGGDEFCVILPDLPLTSAAAAMDVLRDRFATLGYEQSPALRVSLSIGLAAFNPAHTDATLWLNDADQALYEAKATGRNRVICCSDGAPHHSLLDSV; translated from the coding sequence ATGGGAAAAACGGGAGGAAAAGGACTTTCACTGGCCAGGAGGCTCTATACATCGCGAATCCTGGGTTTAGCCCTGGGGCTGTTGCTTGTGAGCGCGGCGATGTATCCACTCAACCCTGCACCGTGGGTCTGGGTGACGATGCTGCTCAATGCCGTACTCTGGCCGCACCTGGCTTATCAATGGGCGCGCCGCGCGTCAGTGCCTTATCACGCCGAACACCGCAACCTGCTGGTGGATGCCTTTCTCGGTGGTTTTTGGGTCGCAGCCATGCACTTCAATCCGCTGCCCGCCGCGACCACCCTGGCCATGATGGCAATGAACAATGTGGCCATTGGCGGTTTGCGTTTCCTGTTGGCGGGAACCGTGGCGCAAGTTCTCGGGATGGGCGTCGGACTGCTGGTTTTCTCCCCCACCTTTGTCCCACAGACCAGCCAACTGCAGATGTATGCCTGTTTGCCCTTGATGTGTTTGTACCCGCTGGCATTGGGCTGGATCTGCTTCCGCCAGGCCCACACCCTCGGTCGACAAAAGCGTGAATTGCTGGCACTGAGCCGCACCGACAGCCTCACCGGCCTGTTGAATCACGGCGCCTGGAAGGATCAACTGGAAATCGAATTCCAGCGTTGCAAACGTCAGCAGCAGGGCGGGGCGATTGCGCTGATCGACATCGACCATTTCAAAACCATCAACGACACCTACGGCCACGTTGCCGGGGATATCGTGCTGCGTCAGTTGAGCAAAATGCTCAAGCAGAACCTGCGCGCGGCGGATGTTGCCGGGCGCTACGGCGGCGACGAATTCTGCGTGATCCTCCCGGACCTTCCGCTCACGAGCGCGGCGGCCGCCATGGATGTGCTGCGTGATCGCTTCGCCACCTTGGGCTATGAGCAGAGCCCGGCGCTGAGAGTCAGCCTGAGCATCGGCCTTGCCGCCTTCAACCCGGCACACACTGACGCGACCCTGTGGCTCAACGACGCCGACCAGGCGCTCTATGAAGCCAAGGCCACCGGTCGCAACCGCGTCATTTGTTGCAGCGATGGCGCACCACATCACTCATTACTTGATTCGGTGTGA
- a CDS encoding transposase — MKLKTFVERMTTYDLERDKPKIVEDLRQLATNRTLLSEHLYTTIQQAGFSTKNSLYGAYAFVLHYNDLFTVRLGFWSPVTSKDESETFIYDLNHTHDFELYAVGYGGDGYTTVSRKILDQTPLQAGRRPVLGEERVLKLAPGEVLHMLPLQEVHKQLPPKSMSASLSLLIHPQQSVKTEEAWCFDENYVPTYPGIAMQETALYENTLSLLERG; from the coding sequence ATGAAACTAAAGACTTTCGTTGAGCGTATGACGACTTACGATCTGGAGCGAGACAAGCCAAAGATCGTGGAAGATCTGCGTCAACTGGCAACAAACCGTACGTTGCTGAGCGAGCACCTTTACACCACTATTCAACAAGCGGGTTTCAGTACCAAAAACAGTCTATACGGCGCTTATGCATTTGTACTGCACTACAACGATCTGTTTACTGTCCGATTGGGTTTTTGGTCTCCGGTCACGTCAAAAGATGAAAGTGAAACGTTCATCTATGACCTGAACCACACCCATGACTTCGAACTCTATGCCGTGGGTTACGGCGGTGACGGCTACACAACCGTCTCGCGAAAGATACTGGATCAAACTCCGTTACAAGCCGGAAGAAGGCCCGTACTCGGTGAAGAGCGAGTACTTAAACTTGCACCCGGGGAAGTTCTGCACATGCTTCCACTACAGGAAGTGCACAAACAGCTTCCACCGAAAAGTATGTCCGCATCGTTGAGTTTGCTTATTCATCCTCAGCAATCGGTTAAAACCGAAGAAGCCTGGTGCTTCGACGAAAACTACGTACCGACTTACCCCGGTATCGCCATGCAGGAAACAGCGCTCTATGAAAATACGCTGTCACTGCTTGAACGAGGATAG
- a CDS encoding isocitrate lyase/PEP mutase family protein — protein sequence MSRLSHQDLRRNFRELFASSACYHTASVFDPMSARIAADLGFEVGILGGSVASLQVLGAPDFALITLSEFAEQATRIGRVAQLPVIADADHGYGNALNVMRTIVELERAGVAALTIEDTLLPAQFGRKSTDLIGVAEGVGKIRAALEARVDSEMAIIARTNAGILPVQEVISRTCHYQQAGADGICMVGVRDFDHLEQIAEHLSVPLMLVTYGNPLLRDDKRLAELGVRVTIDGHGAYFAAIKATYDSLREQRQIFNQASDLNATELTHTYTQPEEYIRWAEEFMSVKE from the coding sequence ATGTCCAGGCTTTCTCATCAAGATTTACGCCGTAACTTTCGCGAGCTTTTCGCCTCCAGCGCCTGCTATCACACCGCCTCGGTCTTCGACCCGATGTCGGCCCGCATTGCCGCTGACCTGGGTTTTGAGGTAGGGATCCTGGGCGGTTCAGTCGCATCGTTACAGGTACTGGGCGCGCCTGACTTTGCCTTGATCACCCTCAGCGAATTCGCCGAGCAGGCCACTCGCATTGGCCGCGTCGCCCAACTGCCGGTGATCGCCGACGCCGACCACGGCTACGGCAACGCGCTCAACGTCATGCGCACCATCGTCGAACTCGAGCGCGCCGGCGTCGCCGCCCTGACCATCGAAGACACCTTGCTGCCCGCCCAGTTCGGCCGCAAGTCCACCGACCTGATCGGGGTGGCGGAAGGCGTCGGCAAGATTCGTGCAGCACTGGAAGCCCGGGTCGACTCGGAAATGGCAATCATCGCCCGCACCAACGCCGGCATCCTGCCGGTACAGGAAGTCATCAGCCGTACCTGTCATTACCAGCAGGCCGGTGCGGACGGGATTTGCATGGTGGGCGTGCGGGACTTCGACCATCTCGAACAAATCGCCGAGCACCTGAGCGTGCCGCTGATGCTGGTCACCTACGGCAACCCGTTGCTGCGCGACGACAAACGCCTGGCCGAACTCGGCGTGCGGGTCACCATCGATGGTCACGGCGCCTACTTCGCCGCGATCAAGGCCACGTATGACAGCCTGCGGGAACAGCGGCAGATCTTTAATCAGGCGTCGGACCTGAATGCGACAGAGTTGACTCATACCTATACGCAGCCTGAGGAATACATCCGTTGGGCGGAAGAGTTTATGAGCGTTAAGGAATGA
- the astA gene encoding arginine N-succinyltransferase, protein MIVRPVRVTDLPALLDLVHQAGPGFTTLPANEERLSHRVRWAQRTFAEQVERADADYLFVLEDDDQQLVGVSALVGAVGLREPWYNYRVGLTVSSSPDLGIRRQIPTLFLNNEMTGQSEICSLFLRPDQRQGSNGRLLSLGRLLFVAEFPHLFGDKLIAELRGSADEQGCSPFWDSLGRHFFKMDFSHADHLSGLGSKSFIAELMPRQPLYTCLLTEQAQAVIGKAHPNTEPALKILTAEGFAHKGYIDIFDAGPVIEAPVSNIRTVRDSQPLVLAIGTPDEQAPVWLIHNRRLENCRITAAQGRLVGNSLIVDRLTAKRLQLQPGNSVRAVPLLNQQQQQSVAA, encoded by the coding sequence ATGATTGTCCGCCCGGTTCGCGTCACCGACCTGCCCGCCTTGCTGGACCTGGTGCACCAGGCCGGCCCCGGCTTCACTACCCTGCCGGCCAACGAGGAACGCCTGTCCCACCGGGTACGCTGGGCTCAACGAACCTTCGCCGAACAGGTCGAACGCGCCGATGCTGATTACCTCTTCGTGCTCGAAGACGACGACCAGCAATTGGTGGGTGTCAGCGCCCTGGTCGGCGCCGTAGGCCTGCGCGAGCCCTGGTACAACTACCGCGTCGGGCTCACGGTCAGTTCGTCACCAGACCTGGGTATCCGGCGTCAGATTCCGACGTTGTTCCTGAACAATGAAATGACCGGCCAATCGGAGATTTGCTCGCTGTTTCTACGTCCTGATCAACGCCAGGGCAGTAACGGTCGATTGTTGTCGTTGGGGCGGCTGTTGTTTGTGGCCGAGTTTCCGCACCTGTTCGGCGACAAACTCATCGCCGAACTGCGTGGCAGCGCCGACGAACAAGGTTGTTCGCCATTCTGGGACAGCCTGGGCCGGCACTTCTTCAAGATGGATTTCAGCCACGCCGATCACTTGTCGGGGCTGGGCAGCAAGTCGTTCATCGCTGAACTGATGCCACGCCAACCGCTTTACACCTGCCTGCTCACCGAACAGGCCCAGGCCGTGATCGGCAAGGCGCACCCGAACACCGAACCGGCCCTGAAAATCCTCACCGCCGAAGGTTTTGCCCATAAGGGTTACATCGACATCTTTGACGCGGGCCCGGTGATCGAAGCCCCGGTCTCGAATATCCGCACCGTGCGCGACAGCCAACCGCTGGTGCTGGCCATCGGCACACCCGACGAGCAGGCCCCGGTGTGGCTGATCCATAACCGTCGCCTGGAAAACTGCCGCATCACCGCCGCCCAGGGCAGACTGGTGGGCAACAGCCTGATCGTCGACCGCCTCACCGCCAAACGCCTGCAACTGCAACCCGGCAATTCGGTGCGCGCCGTGCCACTGCTTAATCAACAACAGCAGCAGTCAGTGGCGGCGTGA
- a CDS encoding arginine N-succinyltransferase: protein MLVLRPVELTDLPQLQQLARDSLVGVTSLPDDTECLREKILDSCASFEKDVESHGPENYFFVLEDLTRERLVGCSEILATAGFSEPFYSLRNRHFTSASRELNIEHGVPALSLCHDLSGHTLLRGFHIDAALVRTRFSELLSRARLLFIAAHARRFSEAVITEIVGFSSDDGHSPFWDAVGKHFFDLPYVEAERLCGLESRTFLAELMPQYPIYVPMLPQAAQDCIGRIHPDGQEAFDILEREGFETNSYIDLFDGGPTLYARTPGIRSIAQSQTGTVKPGASIDARGSYLVCNDSLKDYRAIVADLDYQAGQPVRLSGEMCAALNVTEGSPIRLIAL from the coding sequence ATGCTGGTCTTACGTCCAGTCGAGTTAACCGACCTGCCCCAGTTGCAGCAACTGGCGCGCGACAGTCTGGTAGGCGTTACGTCCTTGCCGGACGACACCGAATGCCTGCGCGAGAAGATTCTCGACTCCTGCGCCTCGTTTGAAAAAGACGTTGAGAGTCACGGCCCGGAGAACTATTTCTTCGTGTTGGAAGATCTGACCCGAGAGCGCTTGGTGGGCTGCTCGGAGATCCTCGCCACCGCCGGTTTCAGCGAGCCGTTCTACAGCCTGCGCAACCGGCATTTCACCAGCGCCTCGCGGGAGCTGAACATCGAGCACGGCGTGCCCGCGTTGTCGTTGTGCCACGACCTCAGCGGCCATACCTTGCTGCGCGGTTTTCATATTGACGCAGCGCTGGTGCGCACACGGTTCTCTGAACTGCTGTCCCGGGCGCGGCTATTGTTCATCGCCGCCCACGCGCGACGCTTTTCCGAAGCCGTCATCACCGAGATCGTCGGCTTCAGCAGCGATGACGGGCACTCGCCGTTCTGGGATGCGGTGGGCAAGCACTTTTTCGACCTGCCCTACGTCGAGGCCGAGCGACTTTGCGGCCTGGAAAGCCGTACTTTCCTCGCCGAACTGATGCCGCAATACCCGATCTACGTGCCGATGCTGCCCCAGGCGGCGCAGGACTGCATCGGCCGCATCCACCCCGATGGCCAGGAGGCTTTCGATATCCTCGAGCGCGAAGGCTTCGAGACCAACAGCTACATCGACCTGTTCGACGGCGGTCCGACGTTGTATGCGCGCACTCCCGGCATCCGCTCCATCGCCCAGAGCCAGACCGGCACGGTGAAACCGGGTGCGTCCATCGATGCCCGTGGCAGCTATCTGGTGTGCAACGATTCGCTGAAGGACTACCGCGCCATCGTTGCCGATCTGGATTACCAGGCCGGGCAACCTGTGAGGTTGAGCGGCGAAATGTGCGCCGCCCTGAACGTGACCGAAGGCAGCCCGATCCGGCTGATCGCCCTGTGA
- a CDS encoding APC family permease, with translation MEIEEFGYKQELKRSLSLTDLVVYGMIFMIPIAPFGVYGYVNAEAPGLVPLAYIIGMVAMLFTALSYGSMARAFPIAGSVYSYAQRGLNPHAGFIAGWLMLLDYLLIPPLLYVYAAMALNHLYPDIPKVGFILAFLVSATFVNLRGITFTARMNIIFLLAQLVVLGIFLFYAWNALHSGGGNGQLTLAPLYNPETFNFALLMQAVSIAVLSFLGFDAISTLAEEIKGDPGRSVGKAALITLVVMGVIFVVQTWIATDLAAGMGFKTADTAFYEIAELAAGSWLATLTAVATALAWGVAVAITSQAAVSRLLFGMARDGKLPKVLAKIHPKHNTPYVSIYLVAVLSLLICYLFINSVDTLTSLVNFGALSGFMLLHLTVINYYWRRQKSGQVIRHLICPVIGFVIVAAIMYNMGVDAQKLGLIWIALGLVYLFVLNKLGSRAALPDPSNG, from the coding sequence ATGGAAATAGAAGAATTCGGCTACAAGCAAGAGTTGAAACGCAGCCTGTCGCTGACCGACCTGGTGGTGTACGGGATGATCTTCATGATCCCCATCGCACCGTTCGGTGTGTATGGCTACGTCAACGCCGAGGCGCCAGGGCTGGTACCGCTGGCGTACATCATCGGCATGGTGGCGATGCTCTTCACGGCCCTGAGTTACGGCAGCATGGCACGGGCCTTTCCGATTGCCGGTTCGGTTTATTCCTACGCGCAACGGGGCCTGAACCCGCACGCAGGGTTTATCGCCGGCTGGCTGATGCTCCTCGATTACCTGCTGATTCCGCCGCTGCTGTATGTGTACGCGGCCATGGCCCTGAATCATTTGTACCCGGACATTCCGAAGGTCGGTTTCATCCTGGCCTTCCTGGTCAGCGCGACCTTCGTTAACTTGCGCGGCATCACCTTCACCGCGCGAATGAACATCATCTTTCTGCTGGCGCAACTGGTGGTGCTGGGGATCTTCCTGTTCTACGCCTGGAACGCACTGCACAGTGGCGGCGGTAACGGTCAGCTGACACTGGCGCCGTTGTACAACCCCGAGACATTCAACTTCGCCCTGCTGATGCAAGCGGTGTCGATTGCGGTGCTGTCGTTCCTCGGTTTCGATGCGATTTCCACCCTCGCCGAAGAGATCAAGGGTGACCCGGGCCGCAGCGTCGGCAAGGCCGCGCTGATCACGCTGGTGGTCATGGGCGTGATCTTCGTCGTGCAGACCTGGATTGCGACCGATCTGGCGGCCGGTATGGGTTTCAAAACGGCTGACACGGCTTTTTATGAAATCGCTGAACTCGCGGCCGGCAGCTGGCTGGCCACCCTCACCGCCGTGGCGACCGCACTGGCCTGGGGCGTTGCGGTGGCAATCACCTCCCAAGCGGCAGTGTCTCGCCTGCTGTTCGGCATGGCCCGGGACGGCAAGTTGCCAAAGGTTCTGGCCAAGATTCATCCCAAACACAACACGCCGTACGTGAGCATCTACCTGGTGGCCGTGCTGTCGCTGCTGATCTGCTACCTGTTCATCAACTCGGTGGACACCCTTACCTCGCTGGTGAATTTCGGCGCACTGAGCGGTTTCATGTTGCTGCACCTGACGGTCATCAACTACTACTGGCGCCGGCAGAAATCCGGCCAGGTCATCCGTCACCTGATCTGCCCGGTGATCGGCTTCGTTATCGTCGCGGCGATCATGTACAACATGGGCGTCGATGCGCAGAAACTCGGCCTGATCTGGATTGCCCTGGGCCTGGTCTACCTGTTTGTACTCAACAAGCTGGGCAGCCGCGCAGCACTGCCTGACCCAAGCAACGGCTGA
- a CDS encoding N-formylglutamate amidohydrolase, giving the protein MRACTESAEFGLYTGPAYTLSREDSDHPLILVCEHASRFIPAGLNDLGLSHEAAREHIAWDIGALALAEGLSRALGATLLAANYSRLLVDLNRPLQAPDSIPAQSEIYQVPGNRDLDEATREYRRQSLFEPFHSRLTDLIDERVAQGRALRVVGIHSFTPVYHGQPRTLEVGVLFGKSMEYAQRLIDGLGRHPLKVAGNEPYKINPLGDMTVPVHGDARGLESVLIEVRNDLLRTPENVRRFTEYLAPLL; this is encoded by the coding sequence ATGCGCGCCTGTACTGAATCTGCTGAGTTCGGTCTTTACACCGGGCCCGCGTACACCCTGAGTCGGGAAGACTCCGATCACCCGTTGATTCTGGTGTGCGAGCACGCCAGCCGTTTTATTCCCGCCGGGTTGAATGACCTGGGCTTGAGTCACGAGGCGGCCCGCGAGCACATCGCCTGGGACATCGGCGCCCTGGCGCTGGCCGAGGGTTTGTCCCGCGCATTGGGCGCAACCCTGTTGGCGGCCAATTATTCGCGGCTGCTGGTGGACCTCAACCGACCGCTGCAAGCCCCGGACAGCATTCCGGCACAGAGCGAAATCTATCAGGTGCCGGGCAACCGGGACCTGGATGAAGCCACCCGCGAGTACCGTCGGCAATCCTTGTTCGAGCCGTTTCATTCGCGTCTGACTGACTTGATCGACGAGCGTGTCGCTCAAGGACGAGCGCTGCGGGTGGTGGGAATTCACAGTTTCACACCGGTCTATCACGGCCAGCCCCGTACGCTGGAAGTCGGCGTGTTGTTTGGCAAGAGCATGGAATATGCCCAGCGTTTGATCGATGGCTTGGGCCGGCATCCATTGAAGGTTGCCGGTAATGAACCGTACAAAATCAACCCGCTGGGCGACATGACCGTGCCGGTCCATGGCGATGCACGAGGGCTGGAATCGGTGTTGATCGAGGTGCGCAACGACCTGCTGCGCACGCCTGAAAATGTCCGTCGTTTTACCGAATACCTGGCGCCACTGTTGTAA
- a CDS encoding glutamine synthetase family protein, translated as MSERLLPLPMTTLVTTDLIGVTRGRSFPTDELERYLKMGCGWVPANSALTPQDIIAYANPWGAYGDLRLMPDLLSRVTVDNGPDASAPALDFMHSDICETDGRPWGACPRTLLRNEVERYRAELGLQINAAFEHEFNLNTGDVEHLAFSLQAQRQGAEFGGWLLGALRAGGVEPEMFLPEYGKHQYEITCRPTLGVAAADRAVNVREITREIARQMGLALSFAPKTSEHAVCNGVHLHVSLLDLAGQPVMYDAGTTNGLSTLGQHWAAGILHYLPALCAFTAPTPVSYERLQPHHWSASYACLGQRNREAALRICPTTSLGGKSVASQYNLEFRAMDATSSPHLAMAALLIAGRLGIEQRLALNAITNEVPDALNEEQRQARGIVALPASLAQALDCLRNSEALIEALPSALLETYFALKTEELTLTEQLSPAERCEHYARLY; from the coding sequence ATGAGCGAGCGCCTGCTGCCACTGCCCATGACCACCCTCGTCACCACCGACCTGATCGGCGTCACGCGTGGACGCTCCTTTCCCACGGACGAACTCGAGCGCTATCTAAAGATGGGGTGTGGCTGGGTGCCGGCCAACAGTGCGCTGACCCCGCAAGACATCATCGCCTACGCCAACCCGTGGGGCGCTTATGGTGATTTGCGACTGATGCCCGATCTGCTCAGTCGAGTGACGGTCGACAACGGCCCGGATGCCAGTGCCCCGGCACTGGATTTCATGCACAGCGACATTTGCGAAACCGATGGCCGCCCGTGGGGAGCCTGCCCGCGTACGTTGTTGCGCAACGAGGTGGAGCGTTATCGCGCCGAATTGGGCTTGCAAATCAATGCAGCGTTTGAGCATGAATTCAACTTGAACACCGGCGACGTTGAACACCTGGCGTTTTCCCTGCAAGCCCAGCGTCAGGGGGCCGAGTTTGGCGGTTGGCTGCTCGGCGCCCTGCGGGCCGGTGGCGTCGAGCCGGAAATGTTCCTGCCCGAGTACGGCAAGCATCAATACGAAATCACCTGTCGCCCGACCCTTGGAGTGGCCGCTGCCGATCGCGCGGTGAACGTGCGTGAAATCACTCGCGAGATCGCCCGGCAAATGGGCCTGGCGTTGAGCTTCGCGCCCAAGACCTCGGAGCATGCGGTGTGCAACGGCGTGCACCTGCACGTCAGCCTGCTGGATCTGGCTGGTCAGCCGGTGATGTATGACGCCGGCACCACCAATGGCTTGTCGACTCTCGGCCAGCACTGGGCCGCCGGCATCCTGCATTACCTGCCCGCACTCTGTGCGTTTACCGCGCCGACGCCGGTATCCTACGAGCGTTTGCAGCCCCACCACTGGAGCGCATCCTACGCGTGCCTCGGGCAACGCAACCGTGAAGCGGCGCTGCGAATCTGCCCGACGACAAGCCTGGGCGGCAAATCGGTGGCGTCGCAATACAACCTGGAATTTCGCGCCATGGACGCCACGTCCTCGCCGCACCTGGCCATGGCTGCGCTGCTGATTGCCGGCCGGTTGGGCATCGAACAACGCCTGGCCTTGAACGCAATCACCAATGAAGTCCCCGACGCACTGAACGAAGAACAACGCCAGGCGCGCGGCATCGTCGCCCTGCCCGCGTCCCTTGCCCAGGCCCTGGATTGCCTGCGCAACAGCGAGGCACTGATCGAGGCCCTGCCGAGCGCGTTGCTGGAAACCTACTTCGCCCTGAAAACCGAGGAACTGACCCTGACGGAACAGCTGTCGCCCGCCGAACGCTGTGAGCACTATGCGCGCCTGTACTGA
- a CDS encoding isochorismatase family cysteine hydrolase: protein MFKLPHHSPRDLPFVTDHTALLLVDMQRAWLEPQFDPHLNGPDAEYFLTRTHMQVVPNQRRLLSAFRSARQNVLHTIIESLTADGRDRSLDHKLSDMHLPKGSPPARIIDDLTPAENEIVLPKTSSGVFNSTNIDYVLRNLGTRHLIIAGIVTDQCVDMAVRDAADRGYLVTLVEDACATYTPARHQACLNAIRGYCWITDTQTVLGRLQEMQP, encoded by the coding sequence ATGTTCAAGCTCCCCCACCACTCACCTCGGGATTTGCCCTTCGTCACCGATCACACCGCGCTGTTACTGGTGGACATGCAACGCGCCTGGCTTGAGCCGCAGTTCGACCCGCACCTCAACGGGCCGGATGCCGAATACTTCCTGACCCGCACCCACATGCAGGTGGTTCCCAATCAACGCCGGCTGCTCAGCGCTTTTCGCAGCGCCCGGCAAAACGTGCTGCACACGATCATCGAAAGCCTCACCGCCGATGGCCGCGACCGCTCGCTGGACCACAAGCTCTCGGACATGCACTTGCCCAAGGGCAGCCCGCCAGCACGGATCATCGACGACCTGACCCCGGCAGAAAACGAAATCGTGCTGCCCAAGACCTCGTCCGGGGTCTTCAATTCCACCAACATCGACTACGTGCTGCGCAACCTCGGGACGCGGCACCTGATCATCGCCGGCATCGTCACCGACCAGTGCGTGGACATGGCCGTGCGTGATGCCGCCGACCGCGGTTATCTGGTGACGCTGGTGGAAGATGCCTGCGCGACTTACACGCCTGCGCGGCATCAGGCGTGCCTGAATGCAATCAGGGGTTACTGCTGGATTACCGACACCCAGACCGTGCTCGGCCGGTTGCAGGAGATGCAGCCATGA
- a CDS encoding MurR/RpiR family transcriptional regulator encodes MPSLRDLITDPGLDLTPSERKVIRALLDQYPRNGLGPMSRLAEHAGVSDPTIVRLVKKLGFSGYADFQDALLSDMDHRLRSPSTLLQPRAHLQKGDAWSQYLAHSHRALVDTHALTQPEDVRILLEWLLDTRHQVHCFGGRFSSFLASYLLNHLRLLRPGCFALEDNAQLPDRLFDVQRQDVVLVFDYRRYQSQALRVANAAKSRYARVVLFTDIYASPLREMADLIISAPVESVSAFDTLVPALAQVEALIACLTLRSPDLADRLEGIDALRTDFDTHLLEEK; translated from the coding sequence ATGCCTTCTCTCAGAGACCTGATCACCGATCCCGGCCTGGACCTTACGCCGTCGGAACGCAAAGTGATCCGTGCCTTGCTGGACCAGTACCCGCGTAACGGACTGGGCCCGATGTCACGTTTGGCCGAACATGCCGGTGTCAGCGATCCCACCATCGTGCGACTGGTCAAAAAACTGGGTTTCAGCGGTTATGCCGATTTCCAGGATGCCCTGCTCAGCGACATGGACCACCGCCTCCGTTCTCCCAGCACCCTGTTGCAACCCCGTGCTCATCTTCAGAAAGGCGACGCCTGGAGCCAATATCTGGCGCACAGCCATCGAGCGCTGGTGGACACCCATGCGCTGACCCAACCCGAAGATGTGCGAATTCTGCTGGAATGGCTGCTCGACACCCGCCATCAGGTGCATTGCTTCGGCGGGCGCTTCAGCAGTTTCCTCGCCAGTTATTTACTCAATCACTTGCGCTTGCTGCGTCCGGGCTGTTTCGCCCTGGAAGACAACGCGCAACTGCCCGACCGTTTGTTCGACGTGCAGCGCCAGGACGTGGTGCTGGTGTTCGACTATCGCCGCTACCAGTCACAGGCCCTGCGCGTGGCCAATGCGGCGAAAAGTCGCTATGCACGCGTGGTGTTGTTCACTGACATCTATGCTTCACCGTTGCGGGAAATGGCCGACCTGATCATCAGTGCGCCAGTGGAATCGGTGTCGGCCTTCGACACCCTGGTTCCGGCGCTGGCCCAGGTCGAGGCGCTGATCGCCTGCCTGACCCTGCGCAGTCCGGACCTGGCCGATCGCCTGGAAGGCATCGACGCCCTGCGGACCGACTTCGACACCCACCTGCTGGAGGAAAAATAA